One window from the genome of Sphingomicrobium arenosum encodes:
- a CDS encoding pepsin/retropepsin-like aspartic protease family protein, translating into MSLLIAGAFLTLVADRPCAASHLPLFEPPAEVLHIPLFFSDRRILVSGRLGDGVRFPTLFDTASSGNLVSMRLARREGLIDYGASKSVDGGGNPVPGFDTCLPDFTVDGVAIPFKRATVLDYDRENEAILSPMSFAGARLLFDGPASRLTILPDDGTPPPSDAAEWEGEEGDAHPATMLEIGDVRLKSTLDTGSDTAVILPLREVSRFDYVTPPERAGWIRFAADHRLAAYDAKLKGTMRVGGALLVDPDVTFADIDVPLIGFPVMRQMRFIMDPEARLSWPAPE; encoded by the coding sequence ATGTCATTGTTGATCGCCGGTGCCTTCCTGACCCTGGTAGCCGACCGCCCCTGTGCCGCCTCGCATCTTCCCTTATTCGAGCCGCCAGCGGAGGTCCTGCACATTCCGCTTTTCTTCTCCGACAGGCGCATCCTCGTCAGTGGGCGGCTTGGCGATGGCGTGCGCTTTCCGACCCTGTTCGACACGGCATCGTCCGGCAATCTTGTGTCGATGCGGCTTGCGAGGCGCGAGGGGCTGATCGATTATGGGGCGTCCAAATCGGTCGATGGCGGGGGCAATCCGGTGCCGGGGTTCGATACCTGCCTTCCCGATTTCACTGTGGATGGCGTGGCGATCCCTTTCAAGCGCGCAACGGTGCTCGACTATGACCGCGAAAATGAAGCGATCCTCAGCCCCATGAGCTTCGCGGGCGCCAGGTTGCTGTTCGATGGCCCCGCATCGAGGCTGACGATCCTGCCCGATGACGGGACGCCGCCGCCGTCCGATGCGGCGGAATGGGAAGGCGAGGAGGGCGATGCGCATCCCGCCACCATGTTGGAGATCGGCGATGTGCGGTTGAAGTCGACGCTCGACACCGGGTCGGACACGGCGGTGATCCTGCCGCTGCGCGAAGTCTCGCGGTTCGACTATGTCACCCCTCCCGAACGCGCCGGCTGGATACGCTTTGCCGCCGATCATCGACTTGCAGCCTATGATGCCAAACTGAAGGGGACGATGCGTGTCGGCGGTGCCCTATTGGTCGACCCCGACGTCACCTTCGCCGACATCGATGTTCCGCTGATCGGCTTTCCCGTGATGCGCCAGATGCGCTTCATCATGGACCCCGAGGCGCGCTTGTCCTGGCCCGCGCCCGAATGA
- a CDS encoding PadR family transcriptional regulator, producing MITDRPLTEIEGAILSEIEHRGQQTAFQVRRAFEASPSREWSGSTGTVYPAIRRLEARGLLHAEETGDKRGARHLSLTGKGRRELADWAMDADRAVSVGMDPFRLRSGIWRHTLAADKRDAIYARLRTALEHAIAREEADITGEDPVEATRIELNILLLRQRLEWLAAEEALSRKTD from the coding sequence ATGATTACCGACCGCCCCCTCACCGAGATCGAAGGCGCCATCCTGTCCGAGATCGAGCATCGCGGGCAGCAGACCGCGTTCCAGGTCCGCCGCGCCTTCGAAGCCTCGCCCTCGCGCGAATGGAGCGGCAGCACCGGCACCGTCTATCCCGCCATCCGCCGCCTCGAAGCGCGCGGTCTCCTCCACGCCGAGGAAACCGGGGACAAGCGCGGCGCCCGCCACTTGTCGCTGACGGGTAAGGGACGCCGCGAACTGGCCGATTGGGCGATGGATGCCGACCGTGCGGTCAGCGTGGGGATGGACCCGTTTCGCCTGCGCTCGGGCATCTGGCGCCACACGTTAGCGGCGGACAAGCGCGACGCAATCTATGCACGGCTACGCACCGCGCTGGAACATGCCATCGCGCGTGAGGAAGCCGACATTACGGGCGAAGACCCGGTCGAGGCGACCCGCATCGAACTCAATATCTTGCTGTTGCGCCAACGGCTCGAATGGCTCGCGGCGGAAGAAGCTCTGTCGCGAAAAACCGACTAG
- a CDS encoding thiolase family protein, whose translation MSQTVILSYARTPMGAMQGALSDATATDLGATAVKAAVDRAGVDGASIDRIYMGCVLPAGLGQAPARQAALKAGLPKSVQATTVNKVCGSGMQTVIQADEAIRAGNATTIVAGGMESMTNAPYLLKKHRSGARLGHDTAYDHMFLDGLEDAYEEGKAMGAFAQETADDYQLTREAMDDYSIESLARAQRAIADGDFEGEIVPLTIVTRKGETVVDTDEAPGRGRPDKIPTLRPAFRKDGTITAATSSSISDGAAAVVVTSKDAAEAAGQQPVATIIATAAHAQEPSEFTIAPIGAIEKCLKKAGWSVDDVDLWEVNEAFACVAMFAMKDLGISHDKINVNGGGTALGHPIGASGTRILVTLLNAMKKRGLKKGVASLCIGGGEATAIAVEMA comes from the coding sequence ATGAGCCAGACCGTCATCCTTTCCTATGCCCGCACGCCGATGGGCGCGATGCAGGGTGCCCTGTCCGACGCCACCGCCACCGACCTCGGCGCCACCGCGGTCAAGGCGGCGGTCGATCGGGCCGGCGTCGATGGCGCCAGCATCGACCGCATCTACATGGGCTGCGTGCTGCCCGCCGGCCTCGGCCAGGCCCCGGCGCGCCAGGCCGCGCTGAAAGCCGGTCTTCCCAAGAGCGTCCAGGCGACCACCGTCAACAAGGTCTGCGGCTCGGGCATGCAGACCGTCATCCAGGCCGACGAGGCGATCCGCGCGGGCAATGCCACCACCATCGTCGCGGGCGGCATGGAGAGCATGACCAACGCCCCCTATCTCCTCAAGAAGCATCGCTCGGGCGCGCGTCTCGGCCATGACACCGCCTACGACCATATGTTCCTCGACGGCCTCGAGGATGCCTATGAAGAAGGCAAGGCGATGGGCGCCTTCGCGCAGGAAACCGCCGACGATTACCAGCTCACCCGCGAGGCGATGGACGACTATTCGATCGAGAGCCTCGCCCGCGCCCAGCGCGCCATCGCCGATGGCGACTTCGAAGGCGAGATCGTGCCGTTGACTATCGTCACCCGCAAGGGCGAGACCGTGGTCGACACCGACGAGGCCCCGGGCCGCGGCCGTCCCGACAAGATCCCGACGCTGCGCCCCGCCTTCCGCAAGGACGGCACTATCACCGCGGCGACCAGCTCGTCCATCTCGGACGGCGCCGCCGCCGTCGTCGTCACCTCGAAGGACGCCGCCGAAGCCGCGGGCCAGCAGCCCGTCGCGACCATCATTGCCACCGCCGCCCATGCGCAGGAGCCCTCGGAATTCACCATCGCCCCCATCGGCGCGATCGAGAAGTGCCTGAAAAAGGCCGGCTGGAGCGTCGACGACGTCGACCTGTGGGAAGTCAACGAGGCCTTCGCCTGCGTCGCCATGTTCGCAATGAAGGACCTCGGCATTTCGCATGACAAGATCAACGTGAACGGCGGCGGCACCGCGCTCGGTCACCCGATCGGCGCCAGCGGCACCCGTATCCTCGTCACGCTCCTGAATGCGATGAAGAAGCGCGGCCTTAAAAAGGGCGTCGCCTCGCTCTGCATCGGCGGCGGCGAAGCCACCGCCATCGCGGTCGAGATGGCCTGA
- a CDS encoding helix-turn-helix transcriptional regulator: MENRIRHWREEAGWSQGELARRLGVSRQTINAVETDKYDPSLPLALRMAKLFGVAVPDLFIDDWEPDA, from the coding sequence ATGGAGAATCGGATCCGGCATTGGCGCGAAGAGGCGGGGTGGAGCCAGGGCGAATTGGCCCGGCGGCTCGGCGTGTCGCGCCAGACGATCAATGCGGTCGAGACCGACAAATATGATCCGAGCCTCCCTTTGGCGCTGCGCATGGCGAAACTGTTCGGCGTGGCGGTGCCAGACCTGTTCATCGACGATTGGGAGCCCGACGCGTGA
- a CDS encoding MauE/DoxX family redox-associated membrane protein, translating to MAAPPHIIAMLDRPAPKTARLYRMVKPKHVCPYGLQALHLLKSRGYRIEDHPLETPEATEAFKAEHGVKTTPQIFIGDERIGGYTDLRTHFGLKNPDPSKKTYRPVAALFALAALMAAALTNFTAGAPLLERWAMLFVPIAMCLLALLKLQDVRSFATMFLGYDLLARRWVPYATLYPFLEATAGVLMLGQLLPWLSVPIALFIGTIGAASVFKAVYIDKRDLKCACVGGNNNVPLGFISLTENLMMIAMSLWMGSRFLW from the coding sequence ATGGCCGCCCCACCCCACATCATTGCCATGCTCGATCGACCCGCCCCCAAGACCGCCCGCCTTTATCGCATGGTGAAGCCCAAGCATGTCTGCCCTTATGGCCTGCAGGCGCTCCATCTCCTCAAGTCGCGCGGCTATCGGATCGAGGATCACCCGCTCGAGACGCCCGAGGCGACCGAAGCCTTCAAGGCCGAGCATGGCGTGAAGACCACCCCGCAAATCTTCATCGGCGACGAACGCATCGGCGGCTACACTGATTTGCGCACCCATTTCGGGTTGAAGAACCCCGACCCCTCCAAAAAGACCTATCGCCCCGTCGCGGCCCTTTTCGCGCTCGCCGCGCTCATGGCCGCCGCGCTCACCAACTTCACCGCCGGCGCCCCGCTCCTCGAACGCTGGGCCATGCTTTTCGTCCCGATCGCCATGTGCCTGCTCGCGCTCCTGAAGCTGCAGGACGTGCGCAGCTTCGCCACCATGTTCCTCGGCTACGACCTGCTCGCCCGGCGCTGGGTACCCTACGCCACCCTCTACCCCTTCCTCGAGGCAACGGCAGGCGTGCTCATGCTCGGCCAGCTCCTGCCGTGGCTGTCGGTCCCCATCGCGCTGTTCATCGGCACCATCGGCGCGGCGTCGGTCTTCAAGGCGGTCTATATCGACAAGCGCGATCTCAAGTGCGCCTGCGTCGGTGGCAACAACAATGTGCCGCTGGGCTTCATCAGCCTCACGGAAAATCTCATGATGATCGCGATGAGCCTCTGGATGGGCAGCCGCTTTCTCTGGTAG
- a CDS encoding SH3 domain-containing protein — MRKLGLSLMAAALVAATGASAQDEREVPYWASISSGEAMMRSGPGRTYPGQWLYQRRDLPVKIVQRYDNWRKIEDPDGTQGWMAVALLSERRTGMVTQGEPVEMRVGLSIESPVRFRLEAGVVGRLDTCDGTACLMRVGEAEGWVPQDRLWGVDAGEAFEQ; from the coding sequence ATGCGCAAGCTCGGTCTTTCCCTGATGGCTGCCGCGCTGGTCGCGGCGACCGGCGCCTCGGCGCAGGACGAACGCGAGGTGCCCTATTGGGCGTCGATCTCGTCGGGCGAGGCGATGATGCGCTCGGGCCCGGGCCGGACCTATCCGGGGCAATGGCTTTATCAGCGCCGCGACCTGCCGGTCAAAATCGTCCAGCGCTATGACAATTGGCGCAAGATCGAGGATCCCGACGGGACGCAGGGCTGGATGGCGGTCGCGCTGCTGAGCGAGCGGCGCACCGGCATGGTGACGCAGGGCGAGCCGGTGGAAATGCGCGTCGGCCTGTCGATCGAGAGCCCGGTGCGCTTCCGGCTCGAGGCGGGCGTGGTCGGGCGGCTCGACACCTGTGACGGCACGGCGTGCCTGATGCGCGTGGGCGAGGCCGAGGGCTGGGTGCCGCAGGACCGCCTGTGGGGCGTCGATGCGGGCGAGGCCTTCGAGCAATAA
- a CDS encoding NAD(P)H-dependent flavin oxidoreductase produces the protein MVWPVIEGGKGVSATNHASSGAWAAAGGIGTVSAVNADSYDPEGRIIPQVYEEMTRRGRHEELIQYAVDGATAQVTKAHEMANGQGAINVNVLWEMGGAERVLEGLLDNCADMVDGVTCGAGMPYRLSEIARHYGVKYLPIVSSGRAFRALWKRAYSKHPEGLGAVVYEDPWLAGGHNGLSNAEDPKKPQDPYPRVAELRAMMRDAGTPEVPIVMAGGVWRLDEWDNWIDNDELGPIAFQFGTRPLLTQESPIPAEWKSRLMELEEGDVLLHKFSPTGFYSSAVRNPFLRNLEARSERQIAFAKDKEGDHEFELDVGIKGRKSYWVTKADLNRAREWHGAGFTEAMKTPADTLVFVTPEEFAEIRKDQADCMGCLSQCSFSSWADNEKNTTGRLADPRSFCIQKTLQDIAHGGPVDENLMFAGHAAYRFKTDPFYSNGFVPSVKQLVDRILTGA, from the coding sequence ATGGTCTGGCCGGTCATCGAGGGCGGCAAGGGCGTCAGCGCGACCAACCATGCGAGCTCGGGCGCCTGGGCGGCGGCGGGCGGCATCGGGACGGTCAGCGCGGTCAATGCCGACAGCTACGACCCCGAAGGCCGCATCATCCCGCAGGTCTATGAGGAAATGACCCGCCGCGGGCGCCATGAAGAGCTGATCCAATATGCGGTCGACGGCGCCACCGCGCAGGTCACCAAGGCGCATGAGATGGCGAACGGCCAAGGCGCGATCAACGTCAACGTGCTGTGGGAAATGGGCGGCGCCGAGCGCGTGCTCGAGGGCCTTCTCGACAATTGCGCGGACATGGTCGACGGCGTGACCTGCGGTGCGGGCATGCCCTATCGCCTGTCCGAGATCGCGCGGCATTATGGGGTGAAATATCTTCCCATCGTGTCGTCTGGCCGGGCGTTCCGTGCGCTGTGGAAGCGCGCTTATTCGAAGCATCCCGAAGGGCTGGGCGCGGTCGTCTATGAAGATCCCTGGCTGGCGGGCGGGCATAATGGCCTGTCGAATGCGGAAGATCCAAAGAAGCCGCAGGATCCCTATCCGCGCGTTGCCGAGCTTCGTGCAATGATGCGCGATGCGGGCACGCCCGAGGTGCCGATCGTGATGGCGGGCGGCGTGTGGCGTCTCGATGAGTGGGACAATTGGATCGACAATGACGAACTGGGGCCGATCGCCTTCCAGTTCGGCACGCGGCCCCTATTGACGCAGGAAAGCCCGATCCCCGCCGAGTGGAAGTCGCGGCTGATGGAATTGGAAGAGGGCGACGTCCTCCTCCACAAATTCTCGCCGACGGGTTTTTATTCTAGCGCGGTGCGCAATCCCTTCCTGCGCAATCTCGAAGCGCGCAGCGAACGACAGATCGCCTTTGCCAAGGACAAGGAGGGCGATCACGAGTTCGAACTCGATGTCGGGATCAAGGGACGCAAGAGCTATTGGGTCACCAAGGCCGACCTCAACCGCGCGCGCGAATGGCACGGCGCGGGCTTTACCGAGGCGATGAAGACGCCCGCCGACACGCTGGTGTTCGTGACGCCTGAGGAGTTTGCCGAGATCCGCAAGGACCAGGCCGATTGCATGGGCTGCCTGTCGCAGTGCAGCTTCTCGAGCTGGGCCGACAATGAGAAGAACACGACCGGGCGGCTGGCCGATCCGCGCAGCTTCTGTATTCAGAAGACGCTGCAGGACATCGCTCATGGCGGGCCGGTCGATGAAAACCTGATGTTCGCGGGCCATGCCGCCTATCGCTTCAAGACCGACCCCTTCTATTCGAACGGGTTCGTGCCGAGCGTGAAGCAGCTCGTCGACCGGATCCTGACGGGGGCGTGA
- the nadC gene encoding carboxylating nicotinate-nucleotide diphosphorylase, translated as MSQLPSDFDLDAYVTAVLAEDLGTGGDVTSANTIAEGARFSAVMDAREEIAVAGMTVAEAFFRRLDHGVEIEALVEDGDVVPAGTDLMRLTGKARAMLSAERSALNTLQVLCGIATQARAFAQVVEGTGATVLDTRKTIPGLRALSKYASRMGGAANHRMRMDDGLLIKDNHIAVNGGDIALTVARAKAGSHGLQVQVEVDRIDQIEPALGAGADRLLLDNMPPDVLREAVALVAGRVPLEASGGISLETIRAVAETGVDYISTSKITMGAPAVDIGLDYAICG; from the coding sequence ATGAGCCAGCTTCCCAGTGATTTCGACCTCGATGCCTATGTGACGGCCGTGCTTGCCGAGGATCTCGGCACGGGCGGGGACGTCACCAGCGCAAATACGATCGCCGAGGGCGCGCGTTTTTCCGCCGTAATGGACGCGCGCGAGGAGATCGCCGTGGCCGGGATGACGGTGGCCGAGGCCTTTTTCCGGCGGCTCGACCATGGGGTGGAGATCGAGGCGCTGGTCGAGGATGGCGACGTTGTGCCCGCTGGCACCGACCTGATGCGCCTCACGGGCAAGGCGCGGGCGATGCTCAGCGCGGAGCGCTCGGCTTTGAACACGCTGCAGGTGCTGTGCGGGATCGCGACGCAAGCCCGCGCCTTTGCGCAGGTCGTCGAGGGAACGGGGGCAACCGTACTCGACACGCGCAAGACCATTCCGGGGCTGCGCGCCTTGAGCAAATATGCCAGCCGGATGGGCGGCGCAGCCAACCATCGGATGCGGATGGATGATGGCCTCCTCATCAAGGACAATCATATCGCGGTGAACGGCGGCGATATTGCGCTCACCGTGGCCCGGGCAAAGGCGGGCAGTCACGGATTGCAAGTGCAGGTCGAGGTCGATCGGATCGACCAGATCGAACCCGCTCTGGGGGCGGGCGCCGACAGGCTGCTGCTCGATAACATGCCGCCTGACGTGCTGCGCGAGGCCGTCGCGCTGGTGGCGGGGCGGGTGCCCTTGGAAGCCTCGGGTGGGATTAGCCTCGAGACCATCAGGGCGGTGGCCGAAACGGGCGTGGATTATATCTCGACGAGCAAGATCACCATGGGCGCGCCGGCGGTCGATATCGGGCTGGATTACGCCATCTGCGGCTAG
- a CDS encoding metallophosphoesterase family protein, with translation MHKIIHFSDVHFGIHEEHLVAATELFLEENESDLVVIAGDLTQWAKEEEFELARVWLNKIEERGHRIMVVPGNHDTPSFNLVKRFMSPNAAYVKHMGEWGEELNPWLNEEGFAILGLNSMRGLVVKNGKISDEQIQLMRDKFAEAQDDDLRILTLHHPMWKLPRGENLSDPIQNQVAAVSATDDCGIDLILSGHNHTSSVHRTVDLPKGDGSALVIQAGTAFSTRIKIEPASFNYIHADRHNCVIKVIGWDGDNYVERRQHHYTRPHDEAHWQPTSANAMGLVAEVARAAEGRT, from the coding sequence ATGCATAAAATCATCCATTTTTCCGACGTCCATTTCGGCATCCACGAAGAGCATCTGGTCGCCGCGACCGAGCTGTTCCTCGAGGAGAATGAAAGCGACCTCGTCGTCATCGCGGGCGACCTTACCCAATGGGCCAAGGAGGAGGAGTTCGAGCTGGCGCGCGTGTGGCTCAACAAGATCGAGGAGCGCGGGCATCGCATCATGGTGGTGCCCGGCAATCACGACACGCCGAGCTTCAATCTGGTGAAGCGGTTCATGAGCCCCAATGCGGCCTATGTGAAGCATATGGGCGAGTGGGGCGAGGAATTGAATCCGTGGCTCAACGAGGAGGGCTTCGCGATCCTCGGATTGAATTCGATGCGCGGGCTGGTGGTCAAGAATGGCAAGATCTCGGACGAGCAGATTCAGCTGATGCGCGACAAGTTCGCCGAGGCGCAGGACGATGATTTGCGTATCCTGACGCTGCATCACCCGATGTGGAAGCTGCCGCGCGGGGAGAATTTGTCCGATCCCATCCAGAACCAGGTCGCGGCGGTGAGCGCGACCGACGATTGCGGCATCGACCTCATCCTGTCGGGGCATAATCACACGAGTAGCGTGCATCGCACGGTGGACCTGCCCAAGGGCGATGGCTCGGCGCTGGTGATCCAGGCGGGGACGGCCTTTTCGACGCGGATCAAGATCGAGCCCGCGAGCTTCAACTATATCCATGCCGACCGGCACAATTGCGTCATCAAGGTGATCGGCTGGGACGGCGACAATTATGTCGAGCGGCGCCAGCATCATTACACGAGGCCGCATGACGAGGCGCATTGGCAGCCGACCAGCGCCAATGCGATGGGGCTGGTGGCAGAAGTGGCGCGCGCCGCCGAAGGCAGGACTTGA
- a CDS encoding phosphotransferase family protein: MDRTDANTGTRPVSDRLAFDEKALADWMEAHVEGFTGPLSVELFKGGQSNPTYKLSTPHAAYVLRRKPPGRLLPGAHAVEREYRVMTALGQAGFPAPRTHGLEEDESVIGTPFFVMDMVPGRIVWEAHFPDTPAADRAAHFDAMNACLAQLHSFDPAAIGLGDYGKGENFVARQVARWSDQYRNDIEAGRLDAMDRLVDWLAANAPDRSAEPIRVIHGDFRCDNMIFDADQPKVRAVLDWELSTLGDPGADFAYHLLMYRMPSAGSFTGLLGRDLADLGIPTEEDYVATYCERTGRDGVADLDYLIVYNMFRLAAIVHGIKGRVARGNASSAHAVETAKALEPLAELAWANAKAARL; the protein is encoded by the coding sequence ATGGACCGCACCGACGCCAACACGGGCACCCGCCCCGTCTCCGACCGCCTCGCCTTCGACGAAAAAGCGCTCGCCGACTGGATGGAGGCCCATGTCGAGGGCTTCACCGGCCCCCTCAGCGTCGAACTATTCAAGGGTGGCCAGTCCAACCCCACTTACAAACTCTCCACCCCTCACGCCGCCTATGTGCTGCGCCGCAAGCCCCCCGGCCGCCTCCTCCCCGGCGCCCATGCGGTCGAACGCGAATATCGCGTCATGACGGCCCTGGGGCAGGCCGGTTTCCCGGCACCCCGCACGCACGGCCTCGAGGAGGATGAAAGCGTCATCGGCACCCCCTTCTTCGTCATGGACATGGTGCCCGGCCGCATCGTCTGGGAAGCGCACTTCCCCGACACCCCTGCGGCCGACCGCGCTGCCCACTTCGACGCCATGAACGCTTGCCTCGCCCAGCTCCACAGCTTCGACCCCGCCGCCATCGGGCTCGGCGACTATGGCAAGGGCGAGAATTTCGTCGCCCGCCAGGTCGCGCGCTGGTCCGACCAATATCGGAACGACATCGAGGCGGGGCGGCTCGACGCGATGGACCGGCTCGTCGACTGGCTCGCCGCCAACGCTCCCGACCGCTCGGCCGAACCCATCCGCGTCATTCACGGCGACTTTCGCTGCGACAATATGATCTTCGACGCGGACCAGCCCAAGGTCCGCGCCGTCCTCGACTGGGAGCTGTCGACATTGGGCGATCCCGGCGCCGACTTCGCCTACCATCTCCTCATGTACCGCATGCCCTCGGCGGGCAGCTTCACCGGCCTCCTGGGCCGCGACCTCGCCGACCTCGGCATCCCAACCGAAGAGGATTATGTCGCCACTTATTGCGAACGCACCGGGCGCGACGGCGTCGCCGATCTCGACTATCTCATCGTCTACAACATGTTCCGCCTCGCCGCGATCGTCCACGGCATCAAGGGCCGCGTCGCGCGCGGCAATGCCTCCAGCGCCCATGCGGTTGAAACCGCCAAGGCCCTCGAACCGCTCGCCGAGCTAGCCTGGGCCAATGCGAAAGCCGCCCGCCTCTGA
- a CDS encoding M3 family metallopeptidase, which produces MTKTLLLAGVASLSLSACGTLGQDDAIATAVAMATAAADTAAAEAVAFNPLLAEWEGPYDGVPQWQDYEVGQFDEALAVSLDAYLAEVDAIADNPAAPTFANTIDALELSGEQFDRVYSVFGVYTSNLSTPEVRDLDAKWSPLISEAYDKITLNEALFQRVKTLYDARETLGLTSQQMRALERRYDSYVRNGALLDAAGKAQLSAYNAKLAELFSAFSANVLADENVYTQVSEAEMAGVPGDIVSAAKAAAEAQGMQGYAVKNTRSMVDPVLSFAEDRDLREKIWDRFVNRGDNGDDNDTNAIIAQIVKTRAERADLLGYESHAHWRMQDTMAGTPQRAMDLMMKVWPAAIARVDEEVADMMEFASADGVSEIEPWDYLYYQEKVRKAKYDLSAEELKPYFELNNMVDGMIWSAEQLYGIKMVENTGAVPVYHPDIRTFEVTNTRTGEDIGLFYFDTYARDGKRSGAWMNTLRLGTKLSGDELGLFTNNNNFNKPQPGEPVLISLDDAQTLWHEFGHAIHYMLVDVDYPSLAGNQRDFVEYPSQVNENWLLSEPVLERFARHYETNEVMPQSLRDKIAASSTFNEGYATVQYLSSALVDMKLHMDPDGIVDVDSFEKQTLAALNMPEETVMRHRLPQFNHLFSSDAYSAGYYSYLWSETMDADTWEAFAETGNPYDPAVAERFEKIILATGNATDRIEAYRAFRGRDPDVDALLRRRGFPVDGE; this is translated from the coding sequence ATGACCAAGACTTTGTTGCTCGCGGGTGTCGCGAGCCTGAGCCTGAGCGCCTGCGGGACGCTCGGGCAGGACGATGCGATCGCCACTGCGGTCGCGATGGCCACTGCCGCCGCCGATACCGCCGCCGCCGAGGCGGTCGCTTTCAACCCGCTGCTCGCCGAATGGGAAGGTCCCTATGACGGCGTGCCGCAGTGGCAGGACTATGAGGTCGGCCAGTTCGACGAGGCGCTCGCCGTGTCGCTCGACGCCTATCTCGCCGAGGTCGATGCCATCGCCGACAATCCCGCCGCGCCGACCTTTGCCAACACGATCGACGCGCTGGAATTGTCGGGCGAGCAGTTCGACCGGGTCTATTCGGTGTTCGGGGTCTACACCTCGAACCTGTCGACGCCCGAAGTGCGCGACCTCGACGCCAAGTGGAGCCCGCTGATCTCGGAAGCCTATGACAAGATCACGCTGAACGAGGCGCTGTTCCAGCGCGTAAAGACGCTCTACGACGCGCGCGAAACGCTGGGGCTTACCAGCCAGCAGATGCGCGCGCTCGAGCGTCGCTACGACAGCTATGTGCGCAACGGCGCGCTGCTCGATGCGGCGGGCAAGGCGCAGCTGTCGGCCTATAATGCCAAGCTTGCCGAACTGTTCAGTGCGTTCAGCGCCAATGTGCTGGCCGACGAGAATGTCTATACGCAGGTCAGCGAGGCCGAGATGGCGGGCGTGCCGGGCGATATCGTCAGCGCCGCCAAGGCCGCGGCCGAGGCGCAGGGCATGCAGGGCTATGCCGTCAAGAACACCCGCTCGATGGTCGATCCGGTGCTGAGCTTCGCCGAGGACCGCGATCTTCGCGAGAAGATCTGGGATCGCTTCGTCAATCGCGGCGACAATGGCGATGACAATGACACCAATGCGATCATCGCGCAGATCGTGAAGACCCGCGCCGAGCGCGCCGATTTGCTCGGCTACGAGAGCCATGCGCATTGGCGCATGCAGGACACGATGGCGGGCACGCCGCAGCGCGCGATGGACCTGATGATGAAGGTCTGGCCCGCCGCGATCGCGCGGGTCGACGAGGAAGTCGCCGACATGATGGAATTCGCGAGCGCCGATGGCGTGAGCGAGATCGAGCCGTGGGATTATCTCTATTACCAGGAGAAGGTCCGCAAGGCGAAGTACGACCTCAGCGCCGAGGAGCTGAAGCCCTATTTCGAATTGAACAACATGGTCGACGGCATGATTTGGTCGGCCGAGCAGCTCTACGGCATCAAGATGGTCGAGAATACGGGCGCGGTGCCCGTCTATCATCCCGACATCCGCACCTTCGAGGTGACGAACACGCGCACGGGCGAGGATATCGGGCTGTTCTATTTCGACACCTATGCCCGCGACGGCAAGCGTTCGGGGGCGTGGATGAACACGCTCAGGCTCGGCACCAAGCTGAGCGGCGACGAGCTCGGCCTGTTCACCAACAATAACAACTTCAACAAGCCGCAGCCGGGCGAGCCGGTGCTGATCAGCCTCGATGACGCGCAGACGCTGTGGCACGAGTTCGGCCACGCCATCCATTACATGCTGGTTGATGTCGATTATCCGAGCCTTGCCGGCAACCAGCGCGACTTCGTCGAATATCCGAGCCAGGTGAACGAGAATTGGCTGCTGAGCGAGCCGGTGCTCGAACGCTTCGCGCGTCATTACGAGACCAATGAAGTCATGCCGCAGAGCTTGCGCGACAAGATCGCGGCCTCGTCGACCTTCAACGAGGGCTATGCGACGGTGCAGTATCTTTCGAGCGCGCTCGTGGACATGAAGCTGCACATGGATCCGGACGGGATCGTCGATGTCGACAGCTTCGAGAAGCAGACGCTGGCCGCGCTGAACATGCCGGAAGAAACGGTGATGCGTCACCGCCTGCCGCAGTTCAACCACCTGTTCAGCTCGGACGCCTATTCGGCGGGCTATTACAGCTATCTGTGGTCGGAAACGATGGACGCCGATACGTGGGAGGCCTTTGCCGAGACGGGCAATCCCTATGATCCGGCGGTGGCCGAGCGGTTCGAGAAGATCATCCTCGCGACCGGCAATGCGACCGACCGTATCGAGGCCTATCGGGCGTTCCGCGGGCGCGATCCCGATGTCGATGCGCTGCTGCGGCGGCGCGGCTTCCCGGTTGACGGGGAGTAA